Sequence from the Trachemys scripta elegans isolate TJP31775 chromosome 5, CAS_Tse_1.0, whole genome shotgun sequence genome:
TTCATCCATTTCATTTTCAGTGCAAATAGAAAGTATATTAAACATTTGTAAAGTTGGACTTTTTTGGAAATATTTGTGTAAGACGATTGATTATTCATCACCTGTTAATTTCCATTTTTCTACAATGCATTCAATGGACCAGTTGGGTATGGATTCCATTTGCTAATATTACTATAGAATGATCTATTCCGGTATGTATTCATAAACAGAGTGTGATGTAGTTACTGcttgtttggttgttttgtttttccttctcttttctttgtgTTGTTATTGGTGTCTTTGTGAACGTGTTTGTGACTATAAAATTATGATTTTGGATTTCTTAAGTTGACATACTTTTAACAAAGGAGcatgaacaatttaaaaaaaattcatgtatGCACCTATAAAATGTTGAGTAATTGTTTCTTCTGTGTTTATTAATCATAATTCCTCACTCATTCCTCAGGTGAGAAGCCATTTAAATGTGATCAGTGCAGCTATGTGGCCTCAAACCAGCATGAAGTAACTCGTCATGCAAGGCAGGTTCACAATGGGCCCAAACCTCTGACTTGCCCACACTGTGACTACAAAACAGCTGACCGAAGTAACTTCAAAAAGCATGTAGAGCTCCATGTCAACCCACGCCAGTTCCTTTGTCCTGTCTGTGATTACGCTGCATCCAAGAAATGTAACCTGCAGTATCACATCAAATCCAGACATCCTGATTGTTCGGATATCACAATGGATGTTTCCAAAGTGAAACTACGGACTAAAAAGAGTGAAACTGACTTTTCTGAAAGCGTGAATGACAAGATGGAGAAAGAGCAAATGAAAGGAGattcatctgaaaagaaaaatgagggAGCTGTAAAAGTGGAGAAAAAAGAGAGCTtctcaaaagaaaagaaaccatccAGCAGTATTTGTGTAGGCCAGGTGACAACCAGGAGTCGTAAATCAGCTTCTGAAAACAAAGATGCAGATATTAAAAGTGACAAAAGTACAGAGAAATCCAGTAAAACAAAGAAGACTAAAAGAAAAGCAGAGGCTGCATTAGTTTCCTCTAAGCAAGATCCTGAAAATGACACACAAACaatagcaaaaaagaaaaagaaagtggaAAATAAATCCAGAAACTGTCAGGAAGCTCAAAAGAGTGAAGTCAAATTGGAGGTGCCTAAAAAACTGAACTCTTGCcttaagaaaaacagaaagaagaaaGCTTTGAAGAATAAGCATAGTAAGAAAAGCAATAAACTTGATCAGGAAAAGATCCAAGGTGAGGTAATCCCCGAAAAGTCTCCTCTCCCAGAACAGGACAAAAAGGGGAAGTCTGACAGCGATGGGAATGACGAGCAGAAGGAGCCAGACCCTGGTGTTAGTCCACAGTTAGTGAACACTGACAGCCAGATTCCTGATGGGGAAAGCCAGACTATTGATGGAGAATGTGTGCAGGACCAGGGACAACTTCCCCCACAGCTTCGGGATGAAAATGTAGAGCCGGAGGTAAAAGACCAAGAAATGCTCACTTTAGAGGAGGAGAATAACGAAACTGTTTATCAGAAAGAAGTTGAAGAACAGCCAGATAAAGAGCAGGACACTTGCTCTGAGGAGTCTCCTAGCACATCGTCCTCTCAACAAAACCTAGATGTGCCAAAGGATGCATTACCAGATTTGGCGCATCAGCTGGAGCTGGTGAAAACTTGTGAGACAGAAACTGTGACTAATCCAGATCCAGTAGATCTGTCTAAAACAGACTTGCCAGCTGAAGaaccagcaccaccaccaccacaatcaCCAGAAAAATGTGAGCAAGACCCTAAAGAAGCTCTGGCTTTGTCATCTGCAGATAACATGGCCGTGAATGAATCTCAGGAAATTGACGAGGACGAAGGCATCCACAGTCATGATGGCAGTGATATAAGTGACAACATGTCAGAAGGAAGTGATGATTCCGGGTTAAATGGTGCTCGGTCTGTGCCAGAGGAAACAAGTAACAAAGCATCACAGGAAGCTGCAGAAGCCAAGGTTGCAAAGGAGAACTATGTGTGTATTTTTTGTGACcgctcatttaaaaaagaagGCGAATACAGTAAGCACCTCAATCGCCACTTAGTGAACGTGTATTATCTT
This genomic interval carries:
- the REST gene encoding RE1-silencing transcription factor, which translates into the protein MATQVLGQSGGNSLFAGNANISMALSNDMYDLHDLSKAELAAPQLIMLANVALTGEVNGSCCDYLVGEERQMAELTTVGDSNFSDSDGEDMEDTQGVDSDPDEPENMELGALEIPRVETQGPAVCPTPETCNLDKDLPLEAPDTPESVEDKSKSLKSKPFRCKPCQYEAECEEEFVHHIRVHSAKKFIVEENAEKQVQVKESDSCTTEEADFSKGPIRCDRCGYNTNRYDHYLAHLKHHNKAGENERVYKCTICTYTTVSEYHWKKHLRNHFPRKVYTCSQCSYFSDRKNNYIQHIRTHTGERPYQCAMCPYSSSQKTHLTRHMRTHSGEKPFKCDQCSYVASNQHEVTRHARQVHNGPKPLTCPHCDYKTADRSNFKKHVELHVNPRQFLCPVCDYAASKKCNLQYHIKSRHPDCSDITMDVSKVKLRTKKSETDFSESVNDKMEKEQMKGDSSEKKNEGAVKVEKKESFSKEKKPSSSICVGQVTTRSRKSASENKDADIKSDKSTEKSSKTKKTKRKAEAALVSSKQDPENDTQTIAKKKKKVENKSRNCQEAQKSEVKLEVPKKLNSCLKKNRKKKALKNKHSKKSNKLDQEKIQGEVIPEKSPLPEQDKKGKSDSDGNDEQKEPDPGVSPQLVNTDSQIPDGESQTIDGECVQDQGQLPPQLRDENVEPEVKDQEMLTLEEENNETVYQKEVEEQPDKEQDTCSEESPSTSSSQQNLDVPKDALPDLAHQLELVKTCETETVTNPDPVDLSKTDLPAEEPAPPPPQSPEKCEQDPKEALALSSADNMAVNESQEIDEDEGIHSHDGSDISDNMSEGSDDSGLNGARSVPEETSNKASQEAAEAKVAKENYVCIFCDRSFKKEGEYSKHLNRHLVNVYYLEKATKGQE